A genome region from Pristis pectinata isolate sPriPec2 chromosome 4, sPriPec2.1.pri, whole genome shotgun sequence includes the following:
- the LOC127569091 gene encoding protocadherin gamma-C5-like, which yields MAYPPRVAFNVIACMFLVCAPDLITGHIRYSIPEEMEQGAFVGNIAEDLGLNVPQLSARKFRLSSDDGGRYMKVGLDNGLLSIRGRIDREHICGQADMCTIPLEIIVENPLEVYRGEMEILDVNDNSPTFRETSIVLQMPEAITPGVRFRLESAEDPDIGINTVAAYALSSSEYFSLITRRTEDGIIIAELLLEKSLDRELQSSFQLLLTATDGGIPQRSGTAHILITVLDTNDNPPVFEHDVYRGSISENAPEGTLVMKVKANDLDEGLNAELTYSFSDITLRRVHDLFSLVPDTGEIRVEGPLDFEEANSYSLDIQAVDHGLPAFTGHSKVLIKVIDVNDNAPAIRVSTGTNKIAENALPGTFITLINIIDRDFGENGQLRCQIPKNVPFRLQTSSNYYKLITSETLDREAVSEYNITVSAWDLGSPSLSTNKTIQIAITDVNDNAPRFSEPSYNIYVTENNAPGASIFTVTASDPDLDQNSYVSYSFMNNHLPVSTYLSINSVNGTIYALRSFDYEELKTFQIHIQARDAGVPPLSSSATVNVIILDQNDNVPVIVSPASQSGSAAVEIVPQSAGQVYLVTKIIATDADSGQNARLSYQMVKATDPRLFNVGQHSGEIRTARNILESDPTTQTLVILVKDNGQPSLSSTVTIDIIFLQNSTERVTESSNLVKNPEYFSDLNLYLIVIFSCTSIVFLVFIVLLIAIKCKQDRNITQEYSSPSYCFKRGDVHETFNLRPAMEETLRYPGTGRVVPVPELHHYSLCLSPESANSDFLFLKPHGAPASPAQC from the coding sequence ATGGCGTACCCACCGAGGGTTGCTTTCAATGTAATTGCTTGCATGTTTCTCGTGTGTGCACCCGATCTAATCACCGGACACATTCGTTATTCTATTCCCGAGGAAATGGAGCAAGGAGCATTTGTTGGGAATATCGCTGAAGATTTGGGACTGAATGTACCGCAGTTGTCAGCTCGTAAATTTCGACTGAGCTCTGATGACGGAGGACGTTACATGAAGGTCGGTTTGGATAATGGGCTTTTGTCTATTCGTGGAAGAATCGACAGGGAACATATTTGTGGACAGGCAGATATGTGTACTATACCTTTGGAAATAATAGTGGAAAATCCGTTGGAAGTGTATCGCGGGGAAATGGAGATTCTTGATGTAAATGACAATTCACCTACCTTCCGGGAGACCAGCATTGTCTTGCAGATGCCCGAAGCGATTACACCGGGGGTACGCTTCCGTCTCGAGAGCGCGGAAGATCCCGACATTGGAATAAATACTGTCGCCGCCTACGCACTCAGTTCCAGTGAATACTTTAGTCTAATAACACGGAGAACCGAGGATGGTATTATAATTGCCGAGTTGTTGTTGGAGAAATCTTTGGACCGAGAGCTACAGTCATCCTTTCAGCTGTTGCTGACGGCCACTGATGGTGGGATCCCTCAGAGATCCGGAACAGCTCATATTCTCATTACGGTACTGGACACCAATGATAATCCCCCGGTATTCGAGCATGATGTTTACAGGGGCAGTATAAGTGAAAACGCACCAGAAGGTACCTTAGTGATGAAAGTTAAAGCAAATGATTTGGACGAAGGGCTGAACGCTGAGCTAACGTACTCGTTTAGTGATATTACCTTGCGTAGAGTGCATGACTTGTTCAGTTTAGTCCCAGATACTGGCGAGATTCGCGTTGAAGGGCCGCTGGATTTTGAGGAAGCAAACAGCTACTCACTCGATATTCAAGCTGTTGATCACGGTTTACCTGCATTTACAGGACACTCTAAAGTGCTGATCAAGGTAATTGATGTGAACGACAACGCACCAGCGATAAGAGTGTCAACAGGTACGAACAAAATAGCAGAAAATGCTCTACCGGGAACATTCATCACCTTGATTAATATTATCGATCGTGATTTTGGAGAGAACGGTCAACTGCGCTGCCAGATACCAAAGAACGTCCCCTTTAGGCTACAGACATCATCGAACTATTATAAATTAATTACCAGTGAAACACTGGACCGTGAAGCGGTTTCGGAGTATAACATAACTGTTTCAGCCTGGGATTTGGGGTCGCCTTCGCTGTCAACAAATAAAACCATCCAGATTGCAATTACTGATGTAAACGACAACGCCCCACGGTTTTCTGAACCCTCCTACAACATATATGTGACTGAAAATAACGCTCCTGGCGCTTCTATTTTCACAGTAACTGCGTCTGATCCTGATCTGGACCAGAATTCCTATGTTTCGTACTCCTTTATGAACAATCACTTGCCTGTGTCCACTTACCTCAGTATCAACTCAGTGAACGGGACCATTTACGCGCTGCGATCTTTTGACTATGAGGAACTCAAAACCTTCCAGATCCATATTCAAGCCCGTGACGCTGGAGTGCCCCCGCTGAGCAGCAGCGCTACAGTGAATGTGATCATATTGGATCAAAATGACAACGTTCCGGTAATTGTTTCACCTGCATCACAGAGTGGATCAGCAGCAGTGGAAATTGTGCCCCAATCGGCGGGCCAAGTGTACTTAGTCACCAAGATAATTGCAACTGACGCAGATTCTGGTCAGAACGCGCGGCTCTCTTATCAGATGGTGAAAGCTACCGACCCCAGACTGTTTAACGttgggcaacattctggtgaaatcAGAACAGCGCGCAATATCTTGGAGTCGGATCCCACCACACAAACTTTGGTCATCTTGGTGAAGGACAATGGGCAGCCAAGCCTCTCCAGCACAGTTACAATTGACATTATATTTTTGCAGAATAGCACAGAAAGAGTCACGGAAAGTAGTAACTTAGTGAAGAATCCGGAATATTTTTCTGATCTCAATCTTTATCTAATAGTCATTTTCAGTTGCACTTCCATTGTCTTTCTTGTGTTCATCGTTCTATTGATCGCAATCAAGTGTAAACAGGACAGAAATATTACCCAAGAGTATAGTTCTCCCAGTTATTGTTTCAAACGTGGAGATGTGCACGAAACGTTTAATCTTAGACCTGCAATGGAGGAAACTTTACGTTATCCTGGTACTGGCCGTGTGGTCCCTGTGccagaactgcatcattactcgCTATGTCTGTCTCCAGAATCAGCGAAtagtgattttcttttcttgaaGCCACATGGCGCTCCCGCTTCTCCAGCCCAATGCTAA